From one Lycium ferocissimum isolate CSIRO_LF1 chromosome 5, AGI_CSIRO_Lferr_CH_V1, whole genome shotgun sequence genomic stretch:
- the LOC132056544 gene encoding kinesin-like protein KIN-10C isoform X2, whose amino-acid sequence MALSTPDSNRLKLNTGPRIMSRRVRIVGKIRGFTDQENELYLKPWVTVCRTKESDLDSSTKVKISFGDEVSSRKDVYELDNCYEQDEDNAVVFSREVKSLISEVLSGRNVSIIAYGAKGSGKTHTIQGSVDKQGLAAMAIDEILSQTKDTKRAVFVSFYEVFQDHVYDLLDPNHPEVQVLEDSQGKIKLKGLSKVAVNSISQFHDLSACWAAPCYSVQKTPVQMPKRCHKGLMIHIASADDIQGSKCPNVMNFVDLAGYEDSRRSSKDGITLTESTRINKSLYAIMNVVYALNTNEKRVPYREGKLTRMLQESLGGSNHVVLLTCLNPIVCQDTLYVVSLASRSCQSTGQISTSSAMKSKKHTNQQVRLMGTPLSGKKNNSACNLTGRKLFSERKAIISKQFQVIPNAVKETISVKKMEKDASPPNKAEDLEVTPEVHCDIKEIVSFAHDGTTGIEKKNDDVNIDNAGSPPLSARLREITNNLRLLEASTPLHILMPKQSDASQGSLESCDITEPKTPKTETDVRTLEVDKYTSPWERFHTRSSGVKNCLVQEYLNFLNTASKEELTRIQGIGEKRATYILELREDSPEPFKRLEDLQEVGLSAKEVNGLMRRMTGQLFN is encoded by the exons ATGGCTTTGTCTACACCCGATTCAAATCGCTTGAAACTCAACACCGGGCCACGAATAATGTCTCGTAGAGTACGAATTGTTGGGAAAATCCGAGGATTTACTGATCAAGAGAATGAATTATATTTGAAGCCGTGGGTCACCGTGTGCCGGACCAAAGAGAGCGATCTCGATTCGTCTACAAAGGTTAAAATTTCATTTGGAGATGAAGTGAGCAG CCGAAAAGATGTATATGAATTGGATAATTGTTATGAACAAGACGAGGATAATGCTGTAGTATTCTCAAGAGAGGTAAAGTCACTGATATCAGAAGTTCTCAGTGGTCGAAATGTATCAATTATTGCATATGGAGCTAAAGGCAGTGGAAAAACCCACACAATCCAG GGTTCTGTGGACAAACAAGGTTTGGCAGCAATGGCAATAGATGAGATCCTTTCGCAGACAAAGGATACGAAGAGAGCAGTGTTCGTTTCCTTTTATGAGGTGTTCCAGGATCATGTCTATGATCTTTTGGATCCTAATCATCCTGAAGTTCAAGTGCTTGAAGATTCACAAGGAAAAATAAAGCTCAAAGGACTGTCTAAG GTTGCTGTGAATtccatttcacaatttcatgatCTAAGTGCTTGTTGGGCTGCACCATGCTATTCAGTACAAAAGACACCAGTCCAAATGCCCAAAAGGTGTCACAAAGGTTTAATGATACATATAGCCTCTGCTGATGACATCCAGGGTAGTAAATGTCCCAATGTGATGAACTTTGTGGATTTGGCAG GCTATGAGGATTCCAGAAGAAGCAGCAAAGATGGAATTACGCTTACGGAAAGTACTAGAATAAACAAGTCTTTATATGCCATAATGAACGTGGTGTACGCTCTGAACACAAATGAAAAGCGTGTGCCTTATCGAGAAGGCAAACTCACTCGGATGCTGCAGGAATCTCTTGGAGGCTCCAATCATGTTGTGTTGCTTACCTGCTTG AATCCAATTGTTTGCCAAGATACTCTTTATGTAGTAAGTTTGGCTTCACGATCATGTCAAAGCACTGGCCAGATATCGACAAGCTCTGCAATGAAAAGTAAAAAGCACACTAATCAACAAGTACGACTAATGGGTACCCCGTTGTCTGGGAAAAAGAACAACTCTGCTTGCAATTTAACAGGAAG GAAATTATTCAGTGAGAGAAAAGCTATCATCTCTAAGCAG TTTCAGGTAATCCCAAATGCTGTCAAGGAAACAATCTCTGTTAAGAAGATGGAAAAG GATGCCTCTCCACCAAATAAAGCAGAGGATTTAGAAGTTACTCCCGAAGTTCATTGCGATATCAAAGAAATAGTTTCTTTTGCACATGATG GTACGACTGGTATAGAGAAGAAAAACGATGACGTGAACATAGACAATGCAGGATCACCACCACTAAGTGCAAGACTTAGAGAAATAACGAATAATTTACGGTTGTTGGAGGCTTCAACTCCTTTGCATATACTGATGCCAAAGCAATCGGATGCATCCCAAGGAAGCCTTGAAAGTTGTGACATTACAGAACCTAAAACCCCAAAAACTGAAACTGATGTAAGAACTTTGGAGGTTGACAAGTATACTAGTCCTTGGGAAAGATTTCATACCCGCAGTTCTGGAGTAAAG AATTGCCTTGTCCAAGAATATCTGAATTTCTTAAATACTGCAAGCAA GGAAGAGTTAACAAGGATCCAG GGCATTGGAGAAAAGAGAGCAACTTACATTCTTGAACTTCGTGAAGATTCTCCAGAACCTTTTAAGAGG CTTGAAGATTTGCAAGAAGTTGGTCTCTCGGCAAAGGAG GTAAATGGCTTGATGAGAAGAATGACTGGACAGCTTTTCAACTAG
- the LOC132056545 gene encoding uncharacterized protein At3g49055, which yields METQHISHDIRYLRSRNKSLVAEIETLRASNQSLQLKLTEKDELLHHIQLQKDDVLKRYVDLSKERDTLRLAIQRLEDDFRCREMHFYEENKRIRTELEVSRKKAEELLDEKREQSAVCSRNLEIVQSAKHGLLRLVDNLNLCVDRTENSELKREEKSEKTTVFSVELKLVLELVNLVEEKWREYEEMRKKEKRELENSVVSLEEENREVNSLLKIALVEKEAAEKSLNKLRGNTEQKKGAILQIAERGLQKVGFGFGFMMGSAKSETPSDNLDSDTSVKSDNDECQTEAVTLASTVEAITKKLRLEITQLQRSLEESRSEIESLQHLSGKQSQKLEENMIYIKVLEDREMILTQKVAELMAENKEAEQEICRWREACEMEVEAGKKAIKEHEELVNIQKQELEKIRAALRTSNSKLQLKDELEVAAIAAREAAEGSLQLADSRATELHKQIEELTRQLEVAEKKERINRRRLRHVCWPWPALKFCTANDTTAVRQVTTMLPEMQAFVS from the exons ATGGAAACTCAACATATCTCCCATGACATTCGCTATTTACGCTCACGAAACAAATCTCTAGTCGCGGAAATTGAGACTCTTCGCGCTTCCAACCAAAGCCTCCAATTGAAACTGACTGAAAAGGATGAACTCCTTCACCATATTCAGTTGCAAAAGGACGATGTTCTCAAGCGATACGTTGATCTCTCCAAGGAAAGAGACACACTTCGTCTCGCTATTCAGAGACTTGAGGATGATTTTCGCTGTAGAGAAATGCATTTTTACgaagaaaataagagaataaGGACCGAGCTTGAGGTCTCAAGAAAGAAAGCTGAGGAACTACTAGATGAGAAAAGAGAGCAATCAGCAGTTTGTTCGCGTAATTTGGAGATTGTGCAATCTGCGAAGCATGGTTTACTGAGGTTGGTTGACAATCTCAATTTGTGTGTGGATAGAACGGAAAACTCTGAGTTAAAGCGCGAAGAGAAAAGCGAAAAAACAACAGTGTTTTCTGTAGAGCTGAAGCTGGTTCTAGAACTGGTGAATCTAGTTGAggaaaaatggagagagtatGAGGAAATGAGGAAAAAGGAGAAGCGAGAATTGGAGAACAGTGTGGTGAGTTTAGAAGAGGAGAATCGAGAGGTTAATAGCTTGCTTAAGATTGCTTTAGTGGAAAAGGAGGCAGCAGAGAAGAGTTTGAATAAATTAAGGGGCAATACTGAACAGAAGAAAGGAGCCATTTTGCAGATTGCAGAGAGAGGGTTGCAAAAGGTTGGCTTTGGGTTTGGGTTTATGATGGGAAGTGCAAAAAGTGAAACACCTTCAGATAATCTGGATTCTGATACCAGCGTCAAATCGGATAATGATGAATGCCAAACAGAAGCTGTTACTCTG GCCTCAACTGTAGAAGCAATAACAAAGAAGTTAAGACTTGAAATCACACAGTTGCAGAGGTCTTTGGAGGAATCTAG GTCAGAGATAGAGTCTCTGCAGCATCTATCAGGCAAACAAAGTCagaagctagaagaaaatatgatATACATTAAAGTGTTGGAAGATAGAGAAATGATTCTTACTCAAAAG GTTGCAGAACTCATGGCAGAAAATAAAGAGGCTGAACAAGAAATATGCAGATGGAGAGAAGCTTGTGAAATGGAAGTGGAAGCTGGAAAGAAAGCTATAAAGGAGCACGAAGAACTG GTCAATATTCAGAAACAAGAATTGGAAAAGATCAGAGCTGCTTTACGTACTTCCAATAGCAAGTTGCAGCTGAAAGATGAGCTAGAGGTGGCAGCCATCGCTGCACGGGAGGCAGCTGAGGGATCTCTCCAACTTGCTGACAGCAGGGCTACTGAATTACATAAGCAGATCGAGGAGCTAACGAGACAATTAGAAGTAGCAGAGAAAAAGGAGCGAATAAATCGCCGTAGATTGAGGCATGTCTGCTGGCCATGGCCAGCTCTCAAGTTCTGCACTGCTAATGATACAACTGCTGTGCGACAAGTGACAACGATGCTACCAGAAATGCAAGCATTTGTCAGTTAA
- the LOC132056544 gene encoding kinesin-like protein KIN-10C isoform X1, with protein MALSTPDSNRLKLNTGPRIMSRRVRIVGKIRGFTDQENELYLKPWVTVCRTKESDLDSSTKVKISFGDEVSSRKDVYELDNCYEQDEDNAVVFSREVKSLISEVLSGRNVSIIAYGAKGSGKTHTIQGSVDKQGLAAMAIDEILSQTKDTKRAVFVSFYEVFQDHVYDLLDPNHPEVQVLEDSQGKIKLKGLSKVAVNSISQFHDLSACWAAPCYSVQKTPVQMPKRCHKGLMIHIASADDIQGSKCPNVMNFVDLAGYEDSRRSSKDGITLTESTRINKSLYAIMNVVYALNTNEKRVPYREGKLTRMLQESLGGSNHVVLLTCLNPIVCQDTLYVVSLASRSCQSTGQISTSSAMKSKKHTNQQVRLMGTPLSGKKNNSACNLTGRKLFSERKAIISKQDDLNSATKFKPLSENASTITSSFRKKTSQDKSNSVSSGALILSAENVIPNAVKETISVKKMEKDASPPNKAEDLEVTPEVHCDIKEIVSFAHDGTTGIEKKNDDVNIDNAGSPPLSARLREITNNLRLLEASTPLHILMPKQSDASQGSLESCDITEPKTPKTETDVRTLEVDKYTSPWERFHTRSSGVKNCLVQEYLNFLNTASKEELTRIQGIGEKRATYILELREDSPEPFKRLEDLQEVGLSAKEVNGLMRRMTGQLFN; from the exons ATGGCTTTGTCTACACCCGATTCAAATCGCTTGAAACTCAACACCGGGCCACGAATAATGTCTCGTAGAGTACGAATTGTTGGGAAAATCCGAGGATTTACTGATCAAGAGAATGAATTATATTTGAAGCCGTGGGTCACCGTGTGCCGGACCAAAGAGAGCGATCTCGATTCGTCTACAAAGGTTAAAATTTCATTTGGAGATGAAGTGAGCAG CCGAAAAGATGTATATGAATTGGATAATTGTTATGAACAAGACGAGGATAATGCTGTAGTATTCTCAAGAGAGGTAAAGTCACTGATATCAGAAGTTCTCAGTGGTCGAAATGTATCAATTATTGCATATGGAGCTAAAGGCAGTGGAAAAACCCACACAATCCAG GGTTCTGTGGACAAACAAGGTTTGGCAGCAATGGCAATAGATGAGATCCTTTCGCAGACAAAGGATACGAAGAGAGCAGTGTTCGTTTCCTTTTATGAGGTGTTCCAGGATCATGTCTATGATCTTTTGGATCCTAATCATCCTGAAGTTCAAGTGCTTGAAGATTCACAAGGAAAAATAAAGCTCAAAGGACTGTCTAAG GTTGCTGTGAATtccatttcacaatttcatgatCTAAGTGCTTGTTGGGCTGCACCATGCTATTCAGTACAAAAGACACCAGTCCAAATGCCCAAAAGGTGTCACAAAGGTTTAATGATACATATAGCCTCTGCTGATGACATCCAGGGTAGTAAATGTCCCAATGTGATGAACTTTGTGGATTTGGCAG GCTATGAGGATTCCAGAAGAAGCAGCAAAGATGGAATTACGCTTACGGAAAGTACTAGAATAAACAAGTCTTTATATGCCATAATGAACGTGGTGTACGCTCTGAACACAAATGAAAAGCGTGTGCCTTATCGAGAAGGCAAACTCACTCGGATGCTGCAGGAATCTCTTGGAGGCTCCAATCATGTTGTGTTGCTTACCTGCTTG AATCCAATTGTTTGCCAAGATACTCTTTATGTAGTAAGTTTGGCTTCACGATCATGTCAAAGCACTGGCCAGATATCGACAAGCTCTGCAATGAAAAGTAAAAAGCACACTAATCAACAAGTACGACTAATGGGTACCCCGTTGTCTGGGAAAAAGAACAACTCTGCTTGCAATTTAACAGGAAG GAAATTATTCAGTGAGAGAAAAGCTATCATCTCTAAGCAG GATGATCTCAACTCAGCTACAAAGTTTAAGCCTCTTTCAGAGAACGCTTCAACCATCACATCTTCCTTCCGTAAAAAG ACTTCTCAAGACAAGTCCAATTCAGTTAGCTCTGGAGCCTTGATATTATCAGCAGAAAAT GTAATCCCAAATGCTGTCAAGGAAACAATCTCTGTTAAGAAGATGGAAAAG GATGCCTCTCCACCAAATAAAGCAGAGGATTTAGAAGTTACTCCCGAAGTTCATTGCGATATCAAAGAAATAGTTTCTTTTGCACATGATG GTACGACTGGTATAGAGAAGAAAAACGATGACGTGAACATAGACAATGCAGGATCACCACCACTAAGTGCAAGACTTAGAGAAATAACGAATAATTTACGGTTGTTGGAGGCTTCAACTCCTTTGCATATACTGATGCCAAAGCAATCGGATGCATCCCAAGGAAGCCTTGAAAGTTGTGACATTACAGAACCTAAAACCCCAAAAACTGAAACTGATGTAAGAACTTTGGAGGTTGACAAGTATACTAGTCCTTGGGAAAGATTTCATACCCGCAGTTCTGGAGTAAAG AATTGCCTTGTCCAAGAATATCTGAATTTCTTAAATACTGCAAGCAA GGAAGAGTTAACAAGGATCCAG GGCATTGGAGAAAAGAGAGCAACTTACATTCTTGAACTTCGTGAAGATTCTCCAGAACCTTTTAAGAGG CTTGAAGATTTGCAAGAAGTTGGTCTCTCGGCAAAGGAG GTAAATGGCTTGATGAGAAGAATGACTGGACAGCTTTTCAACTAG
- the LOC132057663 gene encoding uncharacterized protein LOC132057663, producing the protein MAIKLVVGGFTLNIISAYAPQAGLDEEEKRRFWEDLEEVVGGISPTEKLFIGGDFNGHIGSTSGGYDDELGGFGFGVKNRSRVSLLDFAKAFGLVVANSSFPKREQHLVTFRSSAATTQINFLLLRKEDKGLCKDCKVVPSENFTT; encoded by the coding sequence ATGGCGATTAAGTTAGTCGTGGGAGGGTTTAccttgaacattattagtgcttACGCGCCACAAGCAGGCTTGGACGAGGAGGAGAAGAGGCGCTTTTGGGAGGATTTGGAAGAAGTGGTGGGAGGTATATCGCCCACCGAGAAGTTATTCATAGGAGGAGATTTCAATGGACACATCGGGTCAACCTCGGGgggttatgatgatgagcttggAGGTTTCGGCTTCGGAGTCAAGAATAGAAGTAGAGTCTCACTTCTGGATTTTGCTAAAGCTTTTGGATTGGTGGTAGCCAACTCGAGTTTCCCGAAGAGGGAGCAGCACTTGGTAACCTTCCGTAGTTCGGCGGCTACGACGCAGATAAACTTTTTGCTCCTTAGAAAAGAGGATAAAGGTCTTTGTAAAGACTGCAAGGTCGTTCCGAGCGAGAACTTTACGACCTAG